One window of the Spea bombifrons isolate aSpeBom1 chromosome 8, aSpeBom1.2.pri, whole genome shotgun sequence genome contains the following:
- the LOC128502893 gene encoding protein GPR107-like: MVAVPFKWKWMYQLLDEVATFIFIVLTGYKFRPASDNPYLQLPQEDDADDLEMEAVVTTTGVTEGVKKVKKVVNGSSEPQDSGPAGF; the protein is encoded by the exons ATGGTTGCAGTCCCCTTCAAATGGAAGTGGATGTACCAG CTCCTGGATGAAGTGGCCACCTTCATATTCATTGTGTTAACCGGGTATAAATTCCGCCCGGCGTCCGACAACCCGTACCTTCAGCTTCCCCAGGAAGACGACGCCGATGACCTGGAAATGGAGGCAGT TGTGACAACCACAGGAGTGACAGAGGGTGTGAAGAAAGTGAAAAAAGTCGTCAATGGATCTTCGGAGCCGCAGGATTCGGGACCTGCtggcttttaa